One region of Astyanax mexicanus isolate ESR-SI-001 chromosome 15, AstMex3_surface, whole genome shotgun sequence genomic DNA includes:
- the tnrc6ba gene encoding trinucleotide repeat-containing gene 6B protein isoform X7, with protein sequence MPYLTLRFKAATHWFVVKEHREREQQFMEDKKRKKEDKRKRETSQKVVEQKNKVPELTKPPSAQSLATPNSVSPSPGPVPSTTSSIATPAAGTPPQGGNNAKRPAVANGQPSPSTQAPQRYMPREVPPRFRCQQDHKVLLKRGQPPLSSMLLGGSNNGGDSPSAAVTAASDSSLGSAGPAAPSLSHTSSSSSIAASSTTTSSNYANSMWGASSGSQPLSQGREKVIVDGSDLEEWPSIAAGDGARTGDATVTGGADGSVVPNCSASWGERHLQQQPKAVGGGNDGGKSVSSGSPSPPSSSCSTNECMQPSSVVWGSQGVIGGNAVAAGSLPPISKASPLPGTDCSVGVSCGIPGANFNPNANPSAWPALVQDGAGAAATEGGPTPLQSSKSLSANNSISVNQASHQHQLHQMQYRDVEPSCRDWGGAALEPGAGPKNTGMKEGGDLDCGSSGGGDLSASSSSSASSCAWRAQPFPANSKTGASRTDAWESGATGSSVSAEGGNSWGFRGQDDRQGGSTWGTGNGGQISGVSQGEWGGGVGDWGNSSGVGNPSGGNGGGSSSNSSSSGGSVSNPSVSSSTPSTMIRAWDNQKGTGGDGGTGDTSEWGGQGSRGGGGTLSSSGAENSRSGNQHHGHHRSQQPCNAEVALQSLLSRTDLDPRVLSNTGWGQTQIRQNVAWDLEADRGAASGAKSSAPSHPLYSGSTGTSTTAPSSSSLIPGAPQNSNSNSIVGPPSVSPREGWDSSSSSSGSSLPSRGPQPSGNSIQNPGVSQVGSGVGNSSGGQSKHFGGWGEPNPSESQGKCWGSEGQEWRENTAGSGSSGWGDFRQQGTPAGGDWGNSQEEKGTGGWKEMRRGDGGNWGQRSGNEWGERESKTSSGGWGGGKDGGGTGGDSEVGTWGSWDEGAPRKAWGAGGTETGGVGTGGGNMGNKSHSSWGGSVHPSQMPNSQTASLKGQAQQQQQSQPQQSQSLDTGAMQGGWGRQGGSSAQSQSSGWTSGPIPQISSGTGSSSDPSGWEEPSPQSISRKKEIDDGTSAWGDPNKYAYVNYWDKNNDPSDQPLQAQPQGPPPPQSVRKPAAPASRDVNLTHSSNKGPAMVAPSGWGGNGSPSSPCVDNGTAAWGKPTEIPSGWGDPEDTGNASGWGNPSPNPVKSVSKSMQEGWGEREGSVSASRHSSWEEEEEGGVMWNSAGSQGSSSSYNSGGWGNKKGNKGPIKSGDSWINPINRQFSNMGILGEDPSGRPLDLAPGPPQDKKMDGDKRGVGLSDYNGDMRKGGRGGPGGVVFRSSSSKEVGPGEPGPYYDKMGSHMFGSSGGMAQPRHQQGVPPINPTVRAQVPHQFLSPQVPGSVLKQMPPPSCGVGGVSGGVFPPQLSPQNIAMLSSIYSPQIQFQLACQLLLQQQPQQQQPQQPQLLQNQRKFPPNVRQQADPQQLARIMAVLQQQRQQQQQVGSTGGSSKLSPSHLGSGGPKMPMPDSLTHPAMGGSVADLHQKSSAAYSGFGSGLELGSMVGASSGLKEGGGQQSRFKWMMEGHSPAPSSPDSAIHKNGPIAAPVKRGSSPYSQYEMLGVDSLGVPSDSWQRTPGNKMGNKTGTSTWPPEFQPGVPWKGIPSVDPESDPYMTPGGILSSSTVSSINDTEHPLLRDNTESTPSLNTLLPSPGAWPYSASDSPLNNAHNPAKYTEYKPSWPPEPIGHNKPWKTNRSTSQLPRPPPGLTHQKQPSVSPWAGGAPRLGRGWGGSGGSQESRYGPGNVMTSGSTWSDGGASRGSCWLVLSNLTPQIDGSTLRTICMQHGPLLTFHLGLTQGSALIRYSTRQEAAKAQSALHMCVLGNTTILAEFVSEEEVARYFAHSQAGGAGSTTGASAGGAVTGPTGAAVSSGPGAVGAGSAGSIPGGERERPGGGSTIAGGSNNGAVGGPAGSGWQSLDGTGNSPDPVSAQGSGLGIFAQWSNGAGGGVMGSGTAGVEPSRQGLWGGMAAGYPSSSLWGSPALEDRHQMSSPAALLPGDLLGGGSDSI encoded by the exons ATGCCTTACTTGACATTACGGTTTAAAGCCGCGACTCATTGGTTTGTAGT aaaggAGCACCGGGAAAGGGAACAGCAGTTCATGGAAGACAAGAAAAGgaagaaggaagataaaagaaAAAGGGAAACCTCACAGAAG GTGGTCGAGCAAAAAAACAAAG TGCCAGAACTGACCAAGCCCCCATCTGCCCAGTCTCTTGCCACACCTAACTCGGTCTCCCCTAGCCCTGGCCCTGTTCCTTCTACAACCTCCTCCATTGCCACCCCGGCTGCTGGCACCCCCCCTCAGGGTGGGAACAATGCTAAGCGGCCGGCGGTGGCCAACGGACAGCCCTCCCCCAGCACCCAGGCCCCCCAGCGCTACATGCCCCGAGAAGTGCCCCCTCGATTCCGTTGCCAGCAGGACCACAAAGTGCTACTGAAAAGGGGCCAGCCTCCACTGTCCTCCATGCTGCTGGGGGGAAGCAACAATGGGGGAGACAGCCCCAGTGCAGCAGTGACTGCTGCTTCAG ATTCCAGCCTGGGTTCTGCAGGTCCAGCTGCTCCCTCTCTGTCCCACACGTCATCCTCCTCATCAATCGCTgcttcttctactactacttcttcAAATTATGCAAATTCCATGTGGGGGGCAAGCTCTGGCAGCCAGCCCCTCTCTCAGGGCAGGGAGAAAGTGATAGTGGATGGGTCGGACCTGGAGGAATGGCCCAGCATTGCTGCTGGAGACGGGGCCAGAACAGGAGATGCGACAGTTACTGGAGGAGCAGATGGCAGCGTAGTACCGAACTGCAGTGCCTCATGGGGTGAACGGCACCTCCAGCAGCAGCCAAAGGCTGTGGGAGGAGGGAATGACGGAGGGAAAAGTGTCAGTTCTGGTAGCCCCTCCCCACCTTCATCCTCCTGTTCAACCAATGAATGTATGCAGCCTAGTAGTGTTGTTTGGGGGTCCCAGGGAGTCATAGGAGGAAATGCAGTAGCAGCAGGGTCATTACCCCCCATATCCAAAGCCTCCCCTCTCCCAGGGACTGATTGCTCTGTTGGCGTCAGCTGCGGAATTCCAGGTGCCAACTTTAACCCTAATGCCAACCCCTCTGCCTGGCCAGCTCTGGTACAGGATGGGGCTGGGGCAGCTGCAACAGAGGGTGGCCCCACTCCTCTCCAAAGCTCAAAGTCATTGTCTGCCAACAACTCCATTTCTGTGAATCAAGCCTCTCATCAGCACCAACTTCACCAAATGCAATACAGAGACGTAGAGCCATCCTGTAGAGACTGGGGTGGTGCGGCACTGGAGCCAGGAGCTGGACCAAAAAACACAGGCATGAAGGAAGGAGGTGATCTGGACTGTGGAAGTTCAGGTGGTGGGGATCTCTCTGCCTCGTCTTCCTCCTCCGCCTCTTCATGTGCTTGGAGAGCTCAGCCTTTTCCTGCAAATTCCAAAACGGGTGCCTCTAGGACTGATGCTTGGGAGAGTGGAGCAACAGGAAGCTCTGTCTCTGCTGAAGGGGGAAACTCATGGGGGTTCAGAGGACAAGATGATAGACAGGGTGGAAGTACATGGGGCACCGGAAATGGTGGTCAGATATCTGGGGTATCTCAGGGAGAATGGGGTGGGGGAGTTGGGGATTGGGGTAATTCAAGCGGTGTTGGCAATCCAAGTGGTGGAAATGGAGGTGGCTCAagtagtaacagcagcagcagtggtggcaGCGTAAGCAACCCTTCAGTTTCTTCCTCTACACCTTCGACTATGATAAGAGCTTGGGACAATCAGAAAGGAACTGGAGGAGATGGAGGGACAGGAGACACCAGTGAATGGGGAGGTCAAGGCAGCAGAGGCGGAGGAGGTACCTTATCCTCAAGTGGTGCAGAAAACTCGAGAAGTGGCAATCAGCACCATGGCCACCACCGCTCTCAACAGCCTTGCAACGCTGAAGTGGCCTTACAGAGTCTGCTTAGTCGGACGGACCTAGACCCTAGAGTGCTGTCAAACACGGGATGGGGACAGACACAGATTCGACAGAATGTGGCATGGGACTTGGAGGCAGATAGAGGAGCAGCAAGTGGAGCCAAATCTTCTGCACCAAGCCATCCACTGTATTCTGGCTCTACTGGAACATCAACCACTGCCccatcatcttcatcactgaTTCCTGGTGCACCCCAGAACTCAAATTCCAATTCCATCGTCGGACCCCCATCGGTCTCACCTCGTGAAGGCTGGgatagcagcagtagcagcagtggtTCCTCTTTGCCCAGTCGAGGTCCACAACCCTCTGGCAACAGTATTCAAAACCCTGGTGTTTCACAGGTTGGAAGTGGAGTGGGTAATTCATCAGGGGGGCAGAGCAAGCATTTTGGGGGCTGGGGAGAGCCAAATCCATCTGAGAGCCAAGGAAAATGTTGGGGCAGTGAGGGACAGGAGTGGAGAGAAAACACAGCAGGGAGCGGGTCAAGTGGATGGGGTGATTTTCGACAACAGGGTACTCCAGCAGGTGGAGACTGGGGAAACAGTCAGGAGGAGAAAGGGACCGGAGGTTGGAAAGAGATGCGAAGAGGAGATGGGGGAAATTGGGGACAGAGAAGCGGTAATGAATGGGGAGAACGTGAGTCAAAGACAAGCAGTGGGGGTTGGGGTGGTGGGAAGGATGGTGGAGGTACAGGTGGAGATTCAGAAGTAGGTACATGGGGCAGCTGGGATGAAGGAGCTCCAAGAAAAGCTTGGGGAGCAGGAGGTACCGAGACAGGAGGTGTTGGGACAGGAGGGGGGAACATGGGAAACAAATCTCACTCAAGCTGGGGTGGCAGCGTACACCCTTCACAGATGCCAAACAGCCAGACGGCCTCTCTGAAAGGTCAGGCACAACAGCAGCAACAATCACAGCCCCAGCAGTCGCAGTCGCTGGATACAGGGGCCATGCAAGGGGGCTGGGGAAGACAAGGTGGTTCTTCAGCCCAGAGCCAAAGTTCAGGATGGACCTCAGGGCCCATACCTCAAATATCCAGTGGAACTGGAAGCAGTTCAGACCCTAGTGGTTGGGAGGAGCCTTCGCCACAGTCTATAAGCAGGAAAAAGGAAATAGATGATGGAACATCTGCCTGGGGTGATCCCAATAAGTATGCCTATGTCAATTATTGGGACAAAAACAATGACCCATCTGACCAACCGTTGCAGGCTCAGCCCCAGGGGCCTCCTCCACCTCAATCAGTAAGGAAGCCTGCAGCTCCTGCAAGCAGAGATGTGAACCTCACGCACTCCTCCAACAAGGGCCCTGCAATGG TAGCTCCGTCTGGATGGGGAGGGAATGGCTCTCCCTCCAGTCCGTGTGTGGACAACGGCACTGCAGCTTGGGGCAAGCCCACAGAAATACCTAGTGGTTGGGGTGACCCAGAAGACACTGGGAATGCCTCGGGCTGGGGTAACCCATCTCCCAACCCAGTAAAATCTG TTTCAAAGTCTATGCAAGAAGGTTGGGGTGAGCGAGAGGGATCTGTTAGTGCTTCACGCCACTCCAGCtgggaagaggaggaagaaggggGCGTAATGTGGAACAGTGCTGGATCTCAAGGCAGCAGCTCTTCCTATAACTCTGGGGGCTGGGGAAACAAGAAGGGAAACAAG GGTCCAATAAAAAGTGGAGACTCTTGGATAAACCCTATTAATAGACAGTTCTCTAACATGGGGATTCTG GGAGAGGATCCCAGTGGCCGTCCACTGGATCTGGCCCCTGGCCCTCCTCAAGATAAAAAGATGGATGGAGACAAACGAGGAGTGGGTTTGAGTGACTACAATGGAGATATGCGCAAAGGAGGTCGTGGAGGGCCAGGAGGCGTAGTCTTCCGTTCGTCTAGTTCCAAAGAGGTGGGGCCTGGTGAGCCTGGGCCTTACTATGACAAG ATGGGTAGTCATATGTTTGGAAGTAGTGGTGGGATGGCGCAACCCAGGCACCAGCAAGGAGTGCCACCCATTAACCCGACTGTACGAGCGCAAGTGCCTCATCAGTTCCTGTCACCTCAG GTGCCAGGCTCTGTTCTGAAGCAAATGCCTCCTCCAAGCTGTGGCGTTGGAGGAGTCAGTGGAGGGGTTTTTCCACCTCAGCTTTCCCCACAGAACATCGCCATGCTCAGCAGCATTTATTCCCCTCAAATTCAGTTCCAGCTG GCCTGTCAgctgctcctccagcagcagcctcAACAGCAGCAGCCTCAACAGCCGCAGCTTTTGCAGAACCAGCGCAAGTTCCCTCCAAATGTGCGTCAGCAAGCAGACCCACAACAG CTTGCCAGAATCATGGCTGTTctccagcagcagagacagcaacagcagcaggtgGGTAGTACAGGTGGGAGCTCTAAGCTGTCCCCCTCTCACCTTGGCAGTGGTGGTCCAAAAATGCCCATGCCTGACTCCCTTACTCACCCTGCCATGGGAGGCTCAGTAGCTGACCTGCATCAGAAATCATCAGCTGCATATTCAG GGTTTGGTTCTGGCCTTGAGTTGGGTTCAATGGTTGGTGCTTCTTCTGGTTTAAAAGAAGGAGGTGGACAGCAATCCCGGTTTAAATGGATGATGGAAGGTCACTCACCAGCTCCCTCCTCTCCAGACAGCGCAATTCACAAAAATG GCCCCATTGCTGCTCCTGTGAAGAGAGGTAGCTCGCCATACTCCCAGTATGAGATGCTGGGGGTGGATAGTTTGGGTGTGCCTTCAGACAGCTGGCAGAGAACCCCTGGGAACAAAATGGGAAACAAAACGGGCACATCCACATGGCCTCCAG AATTCCAGCCAGGGGTGCCTTGGAAAGGAATTCCGAGTGTTGATCCAGAATCAGACCCCTACATGACCCCTGGAGGTATACTGAGCTCATCGACCGTGTCGAGCATCAATGATACTGAGCACCCGTTGCTTCGAGATAACACAG AATCAACCCCCTCCCTAAACACCTTGCTGCCTTCACCTGGTGCCTGGCCCTACAGTGCCTCAGACAGCCCCCTCAACAATGCACACAATCCAG CTAAGTACACAGAGTACAAGCCAAGCTGGCCCCCTGAGCCTATTGGACACAACAAGCCTTGGAAGACCAATCGCAGCACTTCCCAGCTGCCACGCCCACCTCCTGGACTAACCCATCAGAAGCAGCCCTCTGTGTCCCCGTGGGCGGGAGGAGCACCACGCTTGGGCAGGGGCTGGGGTGGCTCTGGAGGCAGCCAAGAAAGCAGATACGGGCCTGGTAATGTCATGACCTCAG GCTCAACATGGAGTGATGGTGGAGCTTCAAGGGGAAGCTGTTGGCTGGTGCTAAGTAATCTTACTCCCCAG ATTGATGGTTCCACACTGCGCACTATCTGTATGCAGCATGGTCCACTGTTGACCTTTCACCTTGGTCTAACCCAGGGCAGTGCTCTGATTCGCTACAGTACTCGCCAAGAAGCAGCCAAAGCTCAGAGTGCCCTGCACAT GTGCGTTCTGGGCAACACCACAATCCTGGCTGAGTTTGTGAGCGAGGAGGAGGTCGCTCGCTATTTTGCACATTCCCAGGCAGGTGGAGCTGGGAGCACAACTGGAGCCAGTGCGGGCGGCGCCGTTACCGGGCCAACAGGAGCGGCGGTGTCGTCTGGCCCCGGAGCAGTGGGTGCTGGAAGTGCCGGGAGTATACCTGGTGGAGAGAGGGAGCGGCCTGGTGGAGGAAGCACTATTGCAGGAGGTAGCAACAACGGGGCCGTTGGTGGACCTGCAGGGTCTGGCTGGCAGAGTTTGGACGGTACGGGCAACTCCCCTGATCCAGTCTCAGCCCAAGGCTCCGGTCTGGGCATCTTCGCCCAGTGGAGCAACGGTGCAGGCGGAGGTGTAATGGGCAGCGGCACGGCAGGCGTGGAGCCGTCCAGGCAGGGGCTTTGGGGGGGCATGGCAGCAGGGTACcccagcagcagcctgtgggggTCTCCTGCTTTGGAAGACCGGCACCAAATGAGCAGCCCTGCAGCACTGTTGCCTGGAGACCTGCTGGGTGGCGGGTCCGACTCTATCTGA